One region of Tachysurus vachellii isolate PV-2020 chromosome 11, HZAU_Pvac_v1, whole genome shotgun sequence genomic DNA includes:
- the LOC132853616 gene encoding cysteine-rich motor neuron 1 protein-like isoform X2, whose amino-acid sequence MVSSVFWLSAQTLGFMCLLMPSSGFLLLREGEKCGSDIKGACEKDLICVPTEPSSLFYAVGECTRVTGCNCSEFQCPPRRRGEYCSIVTDPCGCCTHCARRPGQVCGGPSWRYGNCEKGSICALVVGLDSVRAPQTGVCKELPRHLKDTFSAPQCPIQRGCNVHVGNCDCYSDDSCYASFSYSTYDACNQVLIADRMYFSYDTIPEVEPPVRACMEYACEVQGCECVCQYRKCDSRTSPLYETACCKILRDSGCQNASCPEIPTPPCPADSFISQPHTEPGQCCPIIPPLCTCNFKTCAPKPKYCPEGGYPRLVAKGNGHPGNCCDRYECMKED is encoded by the exons ATGGTCTCGAGTGTTTTCTGGCTCTCGGCTCAGACGCTGGGGTTTATGTGCCTCCTGATGCCAAGCTCTGGGTTTCTGTTACTGCGTGAAGGAGAGAAATGTGGATCAGACATCAAAGGCGCATGTGAGAAAGATCTCATCTGTGTGCCTACTGAACCCTCATCCTTGTTTTACGCTGTAGGAGAGTGCACTA GGGTTACGGGTTGTAACTGCTCCGAGTTCCAGTGTCCACCGCGGCGAAGGGGTGAATATTGCAGTATAGTGACTGATCCGTGTGGTTGTTGTACCCACTGTGCCAGACGGCCAGGGCAGGTGTGCGGTGGCCCGAGTTGGAGATACGGTAACTGTGAAAAGGGGTCGATTTGCGCCCTTGTTGTGGGACTTGATTCAGTCAGAGCTCCACAGACAGGCGTGTGCAAAG agCTTCCACGTCATTTAAAAGACACCTTCTCTGCACCTCAATGTCCTATTCAACGTGGCTGCAACGTTCATGTTGGGAATTGTGATTGTTATTCTGATGACTCCTGTTATGCATCATTCAGTTATAGCACCTATGATGCCTGCAATCAAGTTTTAatag CTGACAGGATGTATTTCTCGTATGACACCATCCCCGAAGTAGAGCCACCTGTGAGGGCGTGTATGGAGTACGCTTGTGAGGTTCagggctgtgagtgtgtgtgtcagtatagAAAGTGTGACAGCAGGACAAGTCCACTCTACGAGACCGCCTGCTGTAAAATTCTGA GGGATTCTGGCTGCCAAAATGCCTCCTGTCCTGAGATTCCCACTCCGCCTTGTCCAGCAGACTCCTTCATCAGTCAGCCCCACACTGAACCTGGTCAGTGCTGCCCCATTATACCTCCTCTATGCACCTGCAACTTCAAAACCTGCGCTCCAAAACCCAAATACTGCCCTGAGGGTGGATATCCCAGACTTGTTGCGAAGGGTAACGGCCACCCGGGGAACTGCTGCGACCGCTATGAGTGTATGAAAGAAGATTAA
- the sec22bb gene encoding vesicle-trafficking protein SEC22b-B has product MVLFTMIARLADGLPLAASMQEDEQMGRDMQQYQSQAKQLFRKLNEQSPTRCTLEAGSMTFHYLIEKGVCYLVLCEAVFPKKLAFAYLEDLQAEFHEQYGKKVPTVSRPYSFIEFDTYIQKTKKSYIDSRARRNLGSINTELQDVQRIMVANIEEVLQRGEALSALDSKASNLSSLSKKYRSDAKYLNTRSTYAKLAAGGVFFIMLIVYVRFWWL; this is encoded by the exons ATGGTGTTGTTTACGATGATCGCGCGGTTAGCGGATGGACTTCCTCTGGCTGCGTCCATGCAAGAAGACGAACag atgggTAGAGACATGCAGCAGTATCAGAGTCAGGCCAAACAGCTGTTTCGGAAGCTTAATGAACAAAGTCCAACACGCTGCACACTGGAGGCCGGATCCATGACCTTtca CTACCTGATAGAGAAAGGGGTGTGTTACCTGGTGCTGTGTGAGGCCGTGTTCCCCAAGAAACTCGCCTTCGCCTACTTAGAGGATCTCCAAGCCGAGTTCCACGAGCAGTACGGAAAGAAGGTCCCCACCGTGTCCAGACCGTACTCCTTCATCGAGTTCG ATACGTACATCCAGAAAACCAAGAAGTCTTACATCGACAGCAGAGCTCGCAGGAACCTGGGCAGCATCAACACGGAGCTGCAGGACGTCCAGAGGATCATGGTGGCCAACATCGAGGAGGTGCTGCAGCGAGGAGAGGCTTTAtctg CTTTGGACTCGAAGGCCAGCAACCTGTCCAGCTTGTCCAAGAAATACCGCAGCGATGCCAAATACCTGAACACGCGCTCCACCTACGCCAAGCTGGCGGCCGGCGGAGTCTTCTTCATCATGCTCATCGTCTACGTCCGCTTTTGGTGGctgtga